The genome window AAGGACTTTCGCCTCGTTAACAGCGACACCCTCGGCTGGCCCGACCATCTAACCGAGAAGGGGCTCTATCTAGGCTTTGTTGGTAACGAAAGATGGCGTCTCGCAGGCACAGCAGCCTCGCCGATGAGCGCGGTTGTGCTTGGCGTCAAAAACGCCACCCCCACCGCAAACACAGAAGGACCGAGTGACATACTACTAAAGAACGATAACGGCACCTTTATAGATGTTTCAGCACACGCCGGCATCCATACGAACGTGCACACCACCGGAGCTGTCGCAGCGGATTTTGACAACGACGGATTCGAAGATTTACTCGTTATGCGCCGTGGTGATCTAGTCACAGAAAACGAGGGCATTCTCTACCTGAATCAAGGTGATGGCACATTTAAGACATCTCGCGCACACGGCATTGTCTCCCCCGAACTTGGCGCCATCGGCATGGGCGTTGAGGCTCTGGACTACAACCAAGATGGAAAAATCGATGTGCTGCTAGGTAATGAACGCGGCAAATGGCACCTATTCCGCAACAAAGCATTAGCCCGCGGCAACTACATCACGATCGACTTGGGTGAAACTGGAACAAATCAACCGACCAAGCTGGGAGCCACGATCACGGTCGAGGCAGGCGAAATGAAACAGATCAAACGCTCCGGATCATGCGGCGCACCCTACTCACGCAGTTACAACCGATTCGTCCACTTCGGCTTAGGCGAACATACAGGACCAGTCACCGTAAAGTTGGTATTGAGCAACGGCGAAACATTTGAACAAACGGTCAAAACGATCAACTCCACAGTCACATTGCATTAGGCCGCACACAGATAAAACCACGATATTACCAATCAAAATGCACAACAAACTCACCTTCATCTTTTCAGCCCTGTCTATCATGCTCATCCCTGCCTTACATGCAGGTGAGACAGTCATCATTGGAGCTGGCGTCTGTAACGGCGACTTCAACGAAGACACCAGCACGGATGACAAACGTCGCTTTTCTGAGACGCCTCATTGGTTTAATTTATTAAGCGGCGAAACCGGCCCCGTCGCCACAAAGCTCGACGGCAACGATCCTGCCATGGATAAAGGCGACGGCACACGCAACGCCCTCATTTATAAGGGCTCCGCATTTATCAACGATAGCGGACACACGGTTAAATCTGCAGGCGAGATCCTATCCGTCTCCCTAGACTTCCGCGACTATGGCACGTGGGTCGATGGCACCGACTCCATACAGATCTTCTTCTTTACCACTGATATCGGCGTCGATGAAAGCACCACCGAAGAGGACATCACCCTCATTGGCCCAATGATAGGCTCGACCACGGTGACCGAGAACAACGACTTCGAAGCATACGAGTGCCCCTCCGTCTATACCACAGTCGCTGAGGACATTGGAAAAACCATTTACGCCGGCATTCGCGCCGATTGTGCAGGCCACTACGGCCGCGCAGACAACTTCGTATTCAAAGTCGTCACTCCATAGCCGCAGTTGTGATGGCCTGCTACCGATGCGTAGCGTGAAGCTTTAGCGAGCGAACCGATATGTAGCGTGAAGCTTTAGCGAGCGTATGTCATTTCATATTAAAAATCATATAACCGTTAAGCGGAAAACTAGGTTGTCATATTTTCAATTTGGATAATTCCTCGGCCCAACGGGGCAACCTATACCAGCCCGGGGCAACGCCCTGGGAATTTAAGCCCAAGACAGCTAGCCCTAAAAGGGCGTTCTATTCGACAGGCCATGCCTTTGCGCGCTTAAGTCGTCCTTTCAGGGCTCAGGAGGTGGTTCATTCAAATCCTAAGGCGTTGCCCTAGGCTGATACAGGACGCACCTTTTGTGCTAAGTCACCATGCAATGGGACGTTCGCTAAAGCTTCACGCTACGCGCAATCACCGTGTCTCATAAAGCTCGAATGCATCGACCAACGCGGTAGCACCTGGTCCCCCAGTCTCAAAGAAAATAGTCACCTCCGTGACGTCATGTGCGGTTCTAAATTCTAGACTGCGGCGAAAGTATGTGTTGTGAAAATATTTCACCTTCACCGTTCCACCGCTATGTCCGGACACACCCAAATAAGCATTATGCCAAACATCCTTCATGTTCGTCCCAGGCAACTTGCACCAGGCCGATAGTATATAAAGCGTATCTGGTTTCAATGAAATCGTTTGTTCGATACGTCCACGGTGCTCCAGTGCAATCGCCGCCGTTCCATCTATACCATCGGCAACCACCGAAGCGGCCTCGAGCTTCCAGCCAGTCGCTCCGGCATCGAAGTCAGGATTGGCAATCAAGTTCTCACTCGGCACGTCAGGCACTCGAACCGAGTGCGCACTGCGCTGCCAAATACGGACGTAGTCGGTGACAAATACGACGTCATCCCCTGGATAATCGCTTGCACTCAGAAGCTTCGCATTCACTTCCCACGGAAATACTTCACAATCCAGCCAAACCTTCTGAGCTTGATCGACTACCCATGCATCACCGATCTCCTCTCGTGTCGCATGGCGAATCATACGGCCATCAATATAAATCTTAATATAATCAGGATCCCACTCGAGCGCATAGATATGAAAGTCATCCGTCACCGGCGAGGACAACTGATGCGTATTCGTCCAGATACGCTTACTATAGGTTTCACGTCTAGGCACGCGCCAGTCATGAAACGATGTATGGTAGCGCTTCGCTGATTCCGGGCGACGTGCCACATCACCCCAATGCTCAAACACGTCTAGTTCTCCACCTTTGCCTGTCGTCCAAAACGAACTGGAGATCGGCCCTTTGGCCGCCTTACTACGAGTCTCCATGTAGCCATACTGGAAAGTCGCTTTAGAGATCACCGCACCCGTCGTAATGTTCTCGTAGTTGACCCCATCTTTGACTTTCTCTGAAAAGTCGAAGTCTGGTTGCCACCTCGTAGTAATCTTTAAACAACCTTCTTCGACTGACACATTATCTGGCACGAACTGAGACGGCGCGCGACCAACGAAGCGATTTTCATAATGCCCTTCGGCACCTTGGATATACCACTTCTGTGTATCCACAGCCGTGCCATCGAATTCATCGCTCACCGATTCAACCAACACCCACGCTCCCCGGTTCTCTGGATCCGTATGTGGATTCAATGTTTCAGCCAGAACCAGGCTAGGCAGCAACATCCCACTCAGAACACTTAGACATAGATACTGACTAGATAGAGTCATATGCAATTACTCCGTAAAACGCCCGACACGAATACTCTGATTCAAGGTATCGACTGGAACTGTTTCCTGCTCGCCGTTTGTCCACGTTACAATTGCCTCATCCACGGTTTCCATTGAACCTAGACCGACGTGCAGGTGATCGTTCGCGCTCGTAGAGAATGCCGCAGAGGTCGACCCCACGACACGCTTATACGTCCGTTCGCCTGCTTTTAGAGTCAGTGTGGCACCGAGCGAGGTGGCAGTGCCCGATGGTGAGCGTCCAACTTTCACCACGAGGTAGTTGTTCTCACTCGCACCGACGGTATTGTTGGTAAACAGATGCCAACGACCACGTTCATTGCCAAAGATCAAATCCACGTCGCCGTCTTGGTCGTAGTCAAACACCTCAACCCCGCCACCCGTCGAGCCCAATTCAGGCGACACGATGCCATGGTTCTCTGCACGAACAAAGGACTTTCCGTCTTGATTGAGATACAGGATCTGCTCTGTCTCGCTCGCAGGATTACCATGACGCACGATGAACAGGTCCGACCACCCATTGTTATCAAAATCACCTGCGACCGCGCTCGTCGTCTGCTCTGCCACGGAGATGCCCATCTGTTCAGTCACATCGACAAACACGCCATCACGATTCTCTAGCAGTAGCGCAGGCATATCGACATAACCCGTCACCTCTGGCTCTGAGATGACATTATGAATCACCGCTGCAGTCGGCGATTTCGTATGCCCTCCGATGCGCCAGAGTGCATCGCCCATATATCCGATGTAGAGCCCATGCGCAGAACGCTCCTCAGGCCACCCCTTCGCTTCGTCAGGCGTTAATGTGAAATCCTTGCCTCCG of Lentimonas sp. CC4 contains these proteins:
- a CDS encoding family 16 glycosylhydrolase; this encodes MLLPSLVLAETLNPHTDPENRGAWVLVESVSDEFDGTAVDTQKWYIQGAEGHYENRFVGRAPSQFVPDNVSVEEGCLKITTRWQPDFDFSEKVKDGVNYENITTGAVISKATFQYGYMETRSKAAKGPISSSFWTTGKGGELDVFEHWGDVARRPESAKRYHTSFHDWRVPRRETYSKRIWTNTHQLSSPVTDDFHIYALEWDPDYIKIYIDGRMIRHATREEIGDAWVVDQAQKVWLDCEVFPWEVNAKLLSASDYPGDDVVFVTDYVRIWQRSAHSVRVPDVPSENLIANPDFDAGATGWKLEAASVVADGIDGTAAIALEHRGRIEQTISLKPDTLYILSAWCKLPGTNMKDVWHNAYLGVSGHSGGTVKVKYFHNTYFRRSLEFRTAHDVTEVTIFFETGGPGATALVDAFELYETR